The Dyadobacter sp. 676 DNA window CGTGCGAGAGGACCACCAGGGGCCTCGGGCCTTCGGTTCCGGCGTACGCCCAGTCCAGATTCAGGAAGTCATCATCGGGAGTTACAATTTTTTCACGAAAATATTGTATACCATTTATCTGCCGGAAAATCGCAGGGTAAATACTCTGAAAATGCCCGTTTGGGAGCCAGTAAGGGGATATTTTCGATTGAAATCGGATAAGCGGCATGGTAAAAAAAGCATTCAGGTATTCGGAAATAACACTAAGGTAAAAAAACTTTAATGTTGCAAATCTGCATTTTATGTCTACATTTGGCTTTTACAAATAATAAGATCAATTCTAATGGCAGAAGGTACAGTAAAGTTTTTCAATGAATCAAAAGGATACGGATTCATTCAACCATCAAATGGTGAGAAAGACATTTTCGTTCACGTTTCAGGTCTTCAGGACGATATCCGTGAAAATGACAAAGTCTCTTACGAAGTAGAAAATGGAAGAAAAGGCCTAAACGCAGTTAACGTACGCGTTATCTAAGGTTAGATCATAATAAGGACATTTCGAAAGCACGCCGTCAAAAGCGTGCTTTTTTAATTGCTTATTTATTACCCTTCATAAGCGCTTCGTAAGCCTGCTGCGCTTCTTTATCCGACGGCTCCGCCTGCATGAGCGAACGGCGCTGACCGACATCCTTCACCCACCGGTAAATCCACGAAAATCCCCAGTTTCCGTGATAATGCAAGGGTAACCGGTATGCCGGATCGCCCATCGCTTCCGCCAGGCCGACTATCCGGTATTGCTTTTCTTTGAGTTTTTGAATTAGAACCGGCAGATAATCGGTATTGAGCCGGTTGTCATGGCACAAATAAATTTGCTTCACCGGCTTGCCAGTAACTTTTATGGCCAGGCTGTCGAAATACCCGAAAAGCTTCATGCTGAGGTCGACATATCGGTTGCCGATTGCCCGCGCTTCTTCCGGTTTACCCTCCTTCAATGCCTTTTCGTAAAGCTGGGTGAAAAGCCAGTCTTCGCTTTCGACGGTAAAAGGGGTGGAAATGTAACCGTGCTCCGCCAGAAACTGCCTCATGCGCAACTGCCCGGCACTGTCTTTACCCATTCCATTGAATGGAAACCGGAAATATTCCAGCTTTTTTCCCTCCTTTTCCACCATTTTCCGCGAAAGCTCTTCGCCTTCCAAAACCTCGTCCCTGAACGCGTCGAATCCGATTTCCCCGTAATTGGGATGCGAATAGCTGTGATTTCCGACGGTCACATATGGTCTTGAAATCCAGTCACGGAGTAGTTTTTTGTTTTGTTCAAAAGCATTGTTTTGCTTCAAATTGCCTTCATTGATAAAAATCGCAACCGGCAGGTTCAGCGAGTCGAGCTTTTTCAACAGCCCCGGCGAATTGCCATCCGCCGCATAGATGTGAACATTCGGAACGTCATCGATCGTGACGGCGACGCTGCGCTCCTGGGCGAAAGCCAACGAAGTGGAGATCGAAAAGAATGCCGCCAGCAGGCAATGTCTCATGGCTTGCCCGGAATGCGTTCGCGCGCCTGTCGTTCGATCATCCACTGGGGATATTCGGGTTTCAAGGCGCTGATTTTGTTCAACTGATCCAATTCATCGGCGGATAACGCTACATTCGTAGCCGCAATATTGTCGGTTAGCTGTTCCGGCTTTTTAGCACCGATAATCACGCTGGTAACGCTCTGCTGGTGCAGCAACCAGGCCAATGCGATCTGCGCCACCGAGACTCCGTGCGCCTGCGCGATGGGCTGAATGACGTCGATAATGTCGTAGGCCCTTTCCTTATCCACCGGCGGGAAATCGAAGTTATCGCGACGGTTTTCTCCGGTCGATTCGCCGTTACGGGTATATTTTCCCGAAAGAAAGCCGCCCGCAAGCGGGCTCCACGGCATTAATGCAAGCTTTTGATCCTGCATCATAGGGATCAGCTCGCGTTCCAGGTCCCTGCCGGCGATGGTATAATAATGCTGACAGGCCACAAACTTCGTCCATCCGTTCTTTTCGGCAATGCCGTTAGCCTTCATGATCTGCCACGCCGCGTGGTTGCTCACGCCCAGGTAACGCACCTTGCCCGAGCGCACGATGTCTTCCAGGCCGCGCATGGTTTCTTCGAGGGAGGTTTCCACATCCACGCCGTGAATGTAGAACAGATCGATATGGTCGGAGCCAAGGCGAGCCAGGCTTTCATTCACCGAATCCATGATGTGCAGCCGCGACAACCCGACCTGATTAGCACCCGGCGCCATACGGCCGCGCACTTTGGTAGCGATAAATACATCGCTGCGCTTCACACCCAGGGTCCGAAACGACTGCCCTAGTATTTCCTCCGATTTGCCGTAAGAATACACATTGGCGGTATCGAAGAAATTAATGCCCGCGTCCAGTGCGGTTTTCACCAATGCCGTCGCCTCGTCCTGCTGCACCTTTCCAATTACTTCAAAATAGCCATCGCCACCAAAAGTCATCGTCCCGAAGCAAAGTTCAGAAACGAGTACGCCGGTGTTGCCCAGGAAGTTGTATTTCATGCGTTGTTGCTGTTATGTGGCGTTTTGGTCAAGTATAGTCAGGTGCGGTCAGAGGTTGTTATGTATTGTCAGGGGTGGTCAAGTGTGGTCGGGAGTTGTCATGTATTGTCAGGGTGGTCATGTATGGTCATTTATGGTCAGCAGTGGTTAATGGCTGGTATTTATAGTTTCTGTTATAAGTAACTGAAATTCCTTTCTGACAGTAATATTTAACAATTCCTGACTACACCTGACCATACATGATGACTCCCAACTACACCTAACCATTCATGACCACCCTTGACGACTCCCAACTACACCTGACCATTCATGACACCCCCTGGCAACTTCTGACCATACATGACCAAACCCAACTATTCAAACAAATCCTCCGACCGTTCCAGCATCAGGATCGATGACTGGGGGACGATCACATATTTCTGCCCGTCGTATTCGAGGTCGATGGCGTTGCGCTGGAGATAAATAGCCAGGTCGCCTTCCTTGGATTGGAGGGGCATATATTTCACTTTTTCTTCGGTCTCCTTCCACGGCTCGTCTTCCACCGCCACCGGGATAGGATAGCCAGGCCCTACTTTAATCACATAACCGGTTTGTACCTGTTCCTTTTCGGTTACGGTCGGGGGCAGGTACAGGCCGCTGTTGGTGCGGTCGTTGGGGCTTTTGGGTCGGATCAAAACGCGATCCCCTACTACGATCAGGCTTTTGAGCCTGTTGTCGGATGTTACTTCGTACATTTTAATTGATACTTAATCGGTAATAAGAACGTCAGCTGGTCCTTCGCAAATCGGGTAACAAATAAATAACAGCAAATGTTTGCCGCTCTCTTCTAAAACTGGAAGTAGATAAACTGGTTTTCCGAAACCACACCCAGAAAATAGTTTGCCAGCAGGATCAACGGAAACAGTATGAAGAACACGGTGGTGTTCCGCGTCGGTATTTTCAGATAATAATGTTCCTTGATTAGCAGGAAAATGATCAGGAACACGCAGAACCACATTTCGATATGGTTCATAGGCGTTTGCAACGGTTCCGAGAACGAGAAGCCGGCCATCTTTTCCAGAATCAGGAATGAACGCCTCACCGGCGCCTTGTCGTTCCGGAAGAAAACCCAGGTGAGGGTTACCAACGCAAATGTAAAAACGACGCTCAACCCGTTGGTAACTGCATTTTTGGGTATTTCAATGCCTGCTTTTTTCAGCCATTTATCGCGCAGGGAAGCGGCTACCTGATAAAAACCGTGTAATGCGCCCCAGATCACATAATTCCAGCTCGCGCCATGCCAGAGTCCGCTCACGAGAAACACGATGAATTGGTTACGGTATTTGATCCATTCGCCTTTCCGGTTGCCCCCCCAACGGAATATAGAGGTAGTCTTTAAACCAGGACGAGAGTGAGATGTGCCACCTGCCCCAAAACTCCGAAATCGATCTGGAAATGTAGGGCGTCCTGAAGTTGTCCATCAGCGTAAAGCCCATCACGCGGGCAGCTCCGATGGCAATATCCGAATAGCCCGAGAAGTCGCAGTAAATCTGGAATGCGAAGAAAACGGTTGCCACGATGAGCGTCAGTCCGTTATGTCCGGCAGGGTCGTCGTAAGCGGCATCCACGAGCATTACCAGCCTGTCGGCGATCACCATTTTTTTGAAAAAACCGAAAGCCATCTGCATCAGCCCTTCCTTTACCTGCTCGAAATCGTATTTGAAAAACGAGTGATACTGGAAAAGCATATTCTGCGGCCGCTCGATCGGGCCAGCTACGAGTTGCGGGTAGAACATCACATACAATGCGTAAATCCCGAAATGCTTCTCGGCCGCCTGGTTGCCGCGGTACACTTCGATGGTGTAGCTCATAGCCTGAAATGTATGGAACGACAAACCGATCGGTAACAGCAACTTTCCGCTTCCGGTGGTCATCCATTCGGCAATCGGGCCGGGAATGAGGCGGGTGAATGCCGGAAATGCGGGCCGTAAATGTAGGTTGGCGAGGATGGTGTTCACCGAATCCTGCACGAAATCGTAATATTTGAAGAATGCGAGGATACCTATATTGGATATCAGACTGATGACCAGGAGCAATTTCCTCTGTCGCTGCTCCCGCGATTTCTCGATCCAGATCCCGGCATAATAGTCGATTATGATGGTCCCAAACAGGATGAGGATGAAAACCGGTTTGAAAACCATATAAAAGTAGCAGCTCGTGAGCAGCAAAAGCACCCAACGGCCGGTCCACGACAGACTGAAATACGCCAGCGTGACTACTATGAAGAAAACTGCAAATTGAATCGAATGAAAATCCATCAGGTCAAATGTACTCCCGGTTGACTATTTCCTCTTTAATAATAAACAGGGGACGGTTTTTGGATTGAAAGAAAATCCGGAGCACATATTCTCCAATGATGCCCAGTGCGAGCAACTGTACCCCGCTGAACAGGATAATCACAAACAACAGGGCTGCAAAACCTTCGATGACATGGGCGAAAAACAACTTTTTGAGCACGACTGTCGCGAAGTAGATCAAAGAAATCACAATGGCCGTCATGCCTACCCGGCTCATAAACTTGATCGGGAACTCGCTGAAATTGAAAATGCCGTTGTAAGCAAGCCTGAAAAGCTGTTTGAAAGAATATTTGGACTCTCCCGCAGCACGTGCGTCCCGCTCGTACTCGTAGCCGACCTGCTTAAAACCGATCCAGGAGCGCATTCCGCGCAGATAGCGGCTTTCTTCGGGCATTTTGTTCAAAACATCGACAACCCGGCGACTGATCAACGCAAAATCCCCGCTGTCGAGCGGAATGTCGACGTACGAAATCGAGCGGAGAATCCGGTAGAACCAGTAATAGCTCATTCTTTTCACAAAGCCTTCCTTGCGTTTCTTGCGGACAGCGTAAACGACGTCGTTGCCTTCCTGTAACAATTTGTAAAATTCCGGCAAAAGCTCCGGCGGGTCCTGCAAATCGCCGTCGATCACAAACAGCGCTTCGGTGCCGCGTGCGGCTGAAATACCGGCCGTCAGCGCGAGCTGGTGACCATGGTTCCGTGAAAGAAAAACACCGTGGTAGCGGCCGTCAGTCAATGCTACTTGCCTGATTTTGAGCGCAGTATCGTCTCTACTCCCGTCATCGATCAGTACCACTTCGATGGAGAGCGGACTGGCGTCCATCAATGCGTTGAGACGTTGAACAAGGAGCGGGAACGTCTCGGATTCATTATATAGCGGCGCGACGATTGAAATTTGAGGAGTTTTCAATATGCTAAGTTTTTCAATGACCAATGTTGGCAAAAATACACCTTTCGGAGCATTATCGAAACATTCTGTTATTTAAGGTATTGTCACTTTTCCAAGAATGCCTCCTTTCAGGCCGGCGCCTTCCACATTCACTATTCCCAGGTCGTAAGTTCCCGGCAGCAGGGAGGAATGCGGTATTTCGATGTCGAAACCTTTGTCGTACTGCCTGAAAAAGTTACGCCCTGTGTACTTGTGCGGCTCCATTTTGAAAAAATACAAGCGTTCGGCATTCCTTACGAATGCGTATTCGCCATTCGAACGCAAGGGCGAAATTGTGCCCTCGGGGTCGTTCACATAAATGCCTTTTTCGCGATGGGCGACCGTCACCTGGCGTTCCACCGGGAATGCCGTCGTGAGCGCGTGCACCTGCCTGCCCAGCTCGTTCCCTTCCGTCGGATAGCTGTAAATACCATTCTTAACGAGGTGTTTCATCACATTGTCTACATACCTGGCGCCCTCCGAATAAGGCACGTGGCCTAAACCGAAACCGTTGTGTTCCTGGTTGTACCCGTTCACCATGTAATACTTGCGACGTTCGGCAATGACAGGAAGATAAGAATAAATTGAAACGCCCCAGATCACAAGTCCTGTCAGCGCGGCCACACGCAATGCACGTTTCCGAAGGTTTTCGCTCCGGGTCGAAACAATGAAAGACAGATAGGTAACAATCAGGAAAAGAGCCGGATATATTTTGTAATTACTGACAATCATGACAAAAAAGCCGAACCGCGGCCGCAACAGTCCGATCACCAGCGCCTCTACCAGCAAGAAACTCAGGATACCGAGCAAGAATGCATTCAGGTTACCCATATCCGCTATTCCAGCGGATTGGGGAGCATTTTTAAACATCCCAAATGTCCGCTTCAACCACGGCACAAGCTGACGCCACAGCCAAACCACCACCCAAACCATCACGATAAGCGCCATCGCGACCGGCAACGCCGACCGTACTACGATGCTTTTCTCGGGAAAGAAATCGAAAAGCCCTCCCAGGAAAGCAAAAAAGCCGAGTACCGACAGATGCGGATATCGGGCGAAAAAAGCGAAACTCGACTCGTTACCCTGGGCCGACATTCCGTAGAAATACAGGCCAACGGCTACTACGCCAACCGCGACCCAGGCCGCGAGCTGTTTGTACTGCGAACGCAGGATCAGGACGGCCGCTCCCGCAGGCCATACGAAAATGCCGCTGCTCATCGCGTACGTAGCGCATACACCTGCAAGTAATGCGCCACCGAAACGCTTTCCGGAAAGCAAAAACATGGACAAAACCACGAAGAAAACCACCGGCTCGTGCTGCCAGCCGCATATGGCCCAGAGAAAAACGAGGTGGTATTGCAGTTGAAAAAGTAGAAATGGCACGGGCAGGAAATACCAGGCACCGAGACCCGACCGCCTGAATGCGCGCCAGAAAACCGCCAAGGTGCCTAATGTGAAAAGGGCGGCGCCGATGTGCAGGAAAGTAAAATTGAGGTGCCCGGTAACCCAGTAGTAACCGAGCGTCGCCAGCTTGCCCACCACCATCCGGTGCTCGTTGTTGGGCTGGAAAAGGAAAGTGAGACGTTCAAACAACGAGTCACTGGTGATCCATTTATGCAGAAAATCGGGGAATGGGTCAAAATCGTCGTACCAGGGCAGATTTACCGAATAGTACAGGATTACGGCCATCCAAACCACCACCGGCAGCGCCATTGCCGGGAAAAGAAACGGCTTTCTATTGCTGTTGTCCACCTTCGGTATCTTTCATGTAAATGGCTTCTTTGCCAAAATAGCCCGCCGTGCACTTGTTCCACCAGTGGTCGGGATTGGTTTTGATATCGTCGTCGAGGAAGATCGACATCGGTTTCGAACGCACCGGCGGCAGGTACAAAACCTCTTCCCGGGAGTTTTTAATCAACGCATAGCGCTGGTACATTTCCTTGTCGAATGCCGCGGCACGGCCTTTCAGCAAATCACCGTATATCATTTTTACATTATTACTACGCGCGAACGAGAGCCCTACCGACACCAGCAGCATGGCGTAAACGACGCCATAACGCAAGGTTGTGAAGTGCAGGAAATTTATTTTCCGCTGTTTGAAATAATGAAAAAACACCCCGATGACGTAGAACCAGCCGATCAGAAAAAAGAAATATACGCAGTTGATCACACGCGGCGTAGGCTCGATCCCGACCCCGTAATAGGAAGGGAAAAGTTGCGCGGAAAGCACACCCACAAACAGAAGCACCGCATACCAGACGGGGATCGAAAAATAGTTGCGGGCACCCTCGGAAAGCCGTGAAAGCACGAACAGCCAGGCCAATGTGAAGAATACCAGCGGCGTCCGGAAAACCCAGTCGTAGCCCAGATAGGCCAGTTTTTTAAAGGAAGAAATAACCGAGAACGGGATATTGCCCCCCAACGGGTTGCCGCCGATACGCGCCGCGTTGCCCGGGGACGCAAAGTAAAAATAGCAGGAAATTGCAGTTACCACCGCCATCGAGATCATAAACGCATCCACTTTGCGGTGAAAAAGCACCCTGTAAGCGAGCCACGCGCCAACCAGCAGCACCATAATCAGCAGGTTGGTTTCGCTGCTCCCGATCACGGCAAATATCAAAAAACCCGAAAGCGTCCCCACAAACACTTTCGCGGGCTGCGTATCCTGGCGGTACCACCGAAGCACGAGAACAATCCACAGCAGCGTCAGGATATTCGGAACGGTGTAGGTCACAAATGCGGCCATCCAGTAGAATGCCTCCGAAATGCTCATCATTTTGAGTATGTACAGAAAGAAAACCACCCCTGCAAAGCCCAGATGCGCCAATCTCGACAAAGTCGGGGTCAGATGGCGGAACAGACTGTATAAGGCAAAGATCATCCCTGCCAGCAATATGACCGGCAAAACCTTAAAACCGGTGATCGAGTGGAAAAGCAGCGGACTGGTGTGGTTCAGGAATATGCCGAAATAACGGCCGGTCCACTCGGTATAATAGAGCTTCATGGCCTCGAACCAGCCGATTTTAAACACGGTGAATATATAACAGAAGTCATCCGCCGGCGAAGGGTGGTTGAAATACGAAAGCGCCAGCAGCGGCACCAGCACGGTCAGCATCAGGAGGATGTTGATCCAGTTGCCAACAACCCGGTATTTTCTATAAAATCTATTCATTGACAATTTTTTCTATGATATAGCGTGGGCGGCCTTTTACTTCTTCATAAATCTTACCGATATATTCCCCGATCAGGCCAAGGGCCATCATGTTAAATCCGCTGAAAAACGTCAGCGGAAGCATCGTAGATGTCCAGCCGGGTACGGTATGGCCTATCAGGTAGGAAAAAAGGATGTACACCACGATCAGCATCGCGATAAAGAAATTGACAAACCCGAAATACAGCACCAGTCGCATCGGGAATGTGGAAAACGAGGTAATGCCATTCCAGGCGAAAAGCAGCATTTTGGAAAGCGGGTATTTCGTCTCGCCCACCTCGCGTTCGAGGCGACTGTAAAATACCTTTTCATTTTTGAAGCCGATCAATGGCACAATGCCCCTGAGAAACATATTGATCTCCCGGAAGTTGCCAAGCTCTTTCAGCACACGCCGGTCCATCAGACGGAAATCCGCATGGTTGAATACCACTGGAACGCCCATTTTTTGCATTAATACATAAAACCCTTCGGCGGTGAAACGCTTGAACCAGGTATCGGAGCTGCGATCGCTGCGCACGCCATACACGACCATGGCGCCATCGCGGTGTTTCTCGATCATGGCGGTGATGGCATTGATATCGTCCTGCAAGTCGGCGTCGATGGTGATGAAACAATCGTAATCGTCGACATGCTGCTCCAAACCGGCCATAATGGCGCTCTGGTGCCCGAAATTCCGGGAAAGCCCCACACCGATGATGTTGGAATCCTTGCTGCAAATGTCCTCGATAATCGACCAGGTTTTATCACGGCTGCCATCGTTCACAAAACAGATGCGACTGTCCCCCGCGATGAGGCCCTGCTCTTTGATGCCGTTATAGTAGGTGTTTAATTTAGCATACGTCCGGTACAAGATCGCTTCTTCATTGTAGCATGGTATGACTAAAAGTAAACGAGCTGGATTCATAAGTCACCCTGTTGGTTGAATCGACAAAAATAGCAGTAATAAGTTAATATGCTCCTTCTCTTTCCTTTCGGCGGTTAATCAGAACCTATTTACCGGCTTCAATTACCTTACGGTCATTCTTTTTAAAAGCGGCATACCTCAGCAGCGGATACAAGAGCACCGCCAGCAATATGAGCAGCGTCCCCAAATAAAAGCCTTGCGTCATCCGCTCTTTTTCCCCGAACAGAAAAAAGGCCAACGCAATGCCGTAGACGGGTTCGAGATTGATAGTCAGGTTGATCAGGAATGCCGAAAACTGTTTCATGAGCTGCGTCGCCATCGTGCTCGCGTACACCGTGCACACGAGGGCGAGGAACAATATCCAGGTCCAGTCACCGGCGGCCGGAATGAAAGGCGCGCCGCCGTTCCAGTTTTTGCTTTCGGAAATTCCAAGAAACAGGATCGAAAACAGCGTGGCACCCACCATTTCATAAAAAGTGATCAGCCGGGCATCGATCCGCTGCACGAGGCGACTGTTGGCAACCGTAAATGTCGCCGCGAGCACGGCCGACGCCAGCGCGAGCATCAGGCCCAGCGCGTGGTCAAACTCAAATTTGAATACCACGTACAAACCAGCGAATGCAAGGATACCCAGGCCTACCTCCAATGGCTGTACCTTCCTTTTATTGACGACAGGCTCCAAAAGGCTCGTCCAGAGCGACGTGGTGGCCATTCCCGCCAGGCAAACCGACGCCGTCGAAATCCTCGCCGATGCGAAAAACAGCATCCAGTGCGCCGACAGCACGAAACCGACCGCCAGCATTTTCACCAGATCTCGACCGGTAACCGCAAAACTCTTTTTGAATGACAATATCACAATGCCGAGTCCGATAGCCGCGAAAAGTGTCCGGTACAGCACCAGCGCCACCGGTGAGATTGTGACCATCAGCCCGACAATGGCCGTAAAGCCCCAGATCATCACCAGGAAATGCAAATGCAGGTAAGCGCGAACGGACGACGATGACAGCATATTACCTCGGCAATGTTTTATAAAGTAACACCCCGATCAGGGAGAACACGATATTGGGCAGCCACACCGCGAAAAGTGTATTGATTGTCCCCGCCTCCGCAACGCCCTTTGACAACAAAAAGAAAAGGATATAAATAAACGCCAGCATAAAACCCAGTGCTATCTGCCAGCCGACGCCGCGCCGGCTCTTCCGGGCCGAAACGATCACACCGATCGCAGTGAGGATCAGGATCGCGAAAGGTTGCGTAAAACGGGTATATTTTTCAATAAGATACACTTCAAGGCCGTCGGCGCCCCGGCTTTTCAACAAGTCGATGTACGCATTCAGCTCGGGTAATGTAAATGTTTCAAAAAGGTTGTAATCGCTTTCGAAATCCTTGGGGGAAAGGTTGATGGTCGTGTCGATCTCCGCTCCCCGGCTCAGACGTTCGCCGAGGCTGTCGAGTGTGCGCACCTGGTAATTCTGCAGCGTCCATTTCTTCTTTTTCGGCTGCCACACGATTTTGTCGGCATAAAACTTCTGGAGCAGTTTTGTACCCTTGATCGTCTCCATCGTGAACTTGTTGCCTGTCTGCGTCGTGGTATTGTAGCTTTCCAGGTACGCGTACACATCGGGCGCGATCGTGATGTGCACATTATGCCCGCTGAAATAGAACTCGTTTTTTACGTAGGTTTTCTCAAAACCGTTACGGATTTTGTTGGCCCTGGGCAAAATCCAGCCCACCTGAATGAATGTCAGGATGCCCAGTACTACCGCGCCGGCCATGTACGGCAGCAGCATTCTTCCGAAACTGATCCCGCTGCTGAGCATGGCGATGATTTCCGTACGTGCGGCAATGCGCGAGGTGAAGAACACCGTGGCGATGAACACCATCAGCGGACTGATGTAATTGATCCAGTAAGGGATCAGATTGAGGTAATAGTCGATGATGATCTCCCGGAGCGGCGCCTTTTTGTCGAGAAAGTCGTCCACCTTTTCGGTATAGTCGATCATACAGATGATCAGTACGATGACGAATGCCACGAAAACGTAGGTAATCAGGAAGTTTTTGATCAGGTACCGATCGAGGATTTTGAAGTTCATGGCTGATTATGGTCTCATCGGCGCTGTACCAGCAGGTTTTTGGACACTTCGAGACTGATAAACAACGTTTGTCCGCCGTTAATCTGTACGGACGCCGACTTGTCATATTCATTAATTTCCCGCACTTCTATCACCGATCCCAGCGTAATTCCCGACCGATCAAGGTGTTGCAGGAATGAAGGCGCATGGTCGAGTACCCCCATCATTAACACTTTTTCACCAACCTGCACGTCGGTAAGTACCAGGTAATCGGGTTCGGTGAGGTTTCCCTTCGCATCCGGAATGGGATCGCCGTGCGGGTCGAACTTCGGATGACCAAGGAATGCATCCAGCTTTTCCACCAGCACTTCGGAAGGGATGTGTTCCAGCTCTTCGGCGATATCGTGCACCTCGTCCCAGCCGAAACCCAGCTTTTCCACCAGAAAAACCTCCCAGAGCCTGTGCTTGCGGATTACCTTGATCGCCACCTTTTCCCCGCTTTCGGTCAGCGTCACACCCTGATATTTCTTATAATGGATCAGCCCCTTGTCCGCCAGCTTGCGCAGCATGTCCGTTACCGATGCCGCGCGCGTGGACGTGCTCTCCGCAAGTGCGTTCGTGCTCACCTCTACCCCGTCGCGCCCGGAAAGTGCGTGGATGATCTTTAAATAATTTTCTTCTGTGAAGGAGTTCTGCATGCCCAATAAGCCCCGGTTACCAATCTTGATGTCCGGCAAAAGTACGACTTCCTGTTTATAAATTAAAAAATTTAGACTAATCTAAAAATATATTAAGAATTTCCTTATCTTTGTTTTCAGAGAACTAAATTGTTTATTTCGGAGACTAAGGAAATGATTGACGATTTAAAAATAGATAGACCTTTGCAAGAGAAAGCATCCGAAGACGGCGAACAGCTCCGCTCGCTGTCAGAGGTTCACTCCTCGATTTCCGTGCCGGAGGGGGCCGGTTTCTGGAAGAAAATGGCGGCGTTCGCCGGTCCCGGCCTGATGGTCGCCGTAGGCTACATCGACCCGGGCAACTGGGCGACCGATATCGAGGGCGGCTCGCGGTTCGGCTACGCATTGCTTTCTGTGATCCTGATTTCCAATTTGTTTGCGATGCTTCTGCAGCATTTGTCCCTCAAACTCGGCATCGCAACCGGCCGCGACCTCGCACAGGCCTGCCGGAATTACTATTCCCGTCCGGTGTCATTTGTGCTCTGGCTACTCTCCGAAATCGCCATAGCTGCTACCGACCTCGCCGAGGTAATCGGCTCGGCAATTGCATTGAACCTGCTTTTCGGCCTCCCATTGCCCGTCGGCGT harbors:
- a CDS encoding LptF/LptG family permease, producing the protein MNFKILDRYLIKNFLITYVFVAFVIVLIICMIDYTEKVDDFLDKKAPLREIIIDYYLNLIPYWINYISPLMVFIATVFFTSRIAARTEIIAMLSSGISFGRMLLPYMAGAVVLGILTFIQVGWILPRANKIRNGFEKTYVKNEFYFSGHNVHITIAPDVYAYLESYNTTTQTGNKFTMETIKGTKLLQKFYADKIVWQPKKKKWTLQNYQVRTLDSLGERLSRGAEIDTTINLSPKDFESDYNLFETFTLPELNAYIDLLKSRGADGLEVYLIEKYTRFTQPFAILILTAIGVIVSARKSRRGVGWQIALGFMLAFIYILFFLLSKGVAEAGTINTLFAVWLPNIVFSLIGVLLYKTLPR
- a CDS encoding metal-dependent transcriptional regulator, with protein sequence MQNSFTEENYLKIIHALSGRDGVEVSTNALAESTSTRAASVTDMLRKLADKGLIHYKKYQGVTLTESGEKVAIKVIRKHRLWEVFLVEKLGFGWDEVHDIAEELEHIPSEVLVEKLDAFLGHPKFDPHGDPIPDAKGNLTEPDYLVLTDVQVGEKVLMMGVLDHAPSFLQHLDRSGITLGSVIEVREINEYDKSASVQINGGQTLFISLEVSKNLLVQRR